One window of Anaeromyxobacter diazotrophicus genomic DNA carries:
- the tsaD gene encoding tRNA (adenosine(37)-N6)-threonylcarbamoyltransferase complex transferase subunit TsaD, whose product MKILGIETSCDETAAAVVEDGRRALSDVVATQIELHRRWGGVVPELASRNHVMQVLPVVDEALTRAGVSPAELDGLAVTSGPGLIGALLVGVQVAKALAAAWEKPLARVNHLEGHLVASFLAERPPEFPFLGLVVSGGHTSLYAAEGFGRYRLLGATRDDAAGEAFDKGAKLLGLPYPGGIAIDRLAKEGDAAAVRFPRAIVRGSELDFSFSGLKTALLHHVRRHGVPEGKGLADLCASYQEAIVGALVHKLFRAARTYQFRRVVLSGGVAANSRLRAAVAARAAEYEDLEVFLPAPRLCTDNAAMIAVAGTHALERGEREGPGLHADAGWRL is encoded by the coding sequence GTGAAAATTCTAGGAATCGAAACGAGCTGCGACGAGACCGCGGCCGCCGTCGTCGAGGACGGCCGGCGGGCGCTCTCGGACGTGGTGGCGACGCAGATCGAGCTGCACCGGCGCTGGGGCGGGGTGGTGCCCGAGCTGGCGAGCCGCAACCACGTCATGCAGGTCCTGCCGGTCGTGGACGAGGCGCTCACCCGCGCCGGGGTCTCGCCGGCGGAGCTCGACGGCCTCGCGGTCACGAGCGGCCCGGGGCTCATCGGCGCCCTCCTGGTGGGCGTGCAGGTGGCGAAGGCGCTCGCCGCCGCCTGGGAGAAGCCTCTCGCGCGCGTGAACCACCTCGAGGGCCACCTCGTGGCGAGCTTCCTCGCCGAGCGGCCGCCGGAGTTCCCGTTCCTGGGACTGGTCGTGTCGGGCGGGCACACCTCCCTCTACGCGGCCGAGGGGTTCGGCCGGTACCGGCTGCTCGGCGCCACCCGGGACGACGCCGCCGGCGAGGCGTTCGACAAGGGGGCGAAGCTGCTCGGGCTGCCGTACCCGGGCGGCATCGCCATCGACCGGCTGGCGAAGGAGGGCGACGCGGCGGCGGTGCGCTTCCCGCGCGCGATCGTGCGCGGCAGCGAGCTCGACTTCAGCTTCTCGGGCCTCAAGACGGCGCTCCTCCACCACGTCCGGCGCCACGGCGTCCCCGAGGGGAAGGGGCTCGCCGACCTGTGCGCGAGCTACCAGGAGGCGATCGTGGGGGCGCTCGTCCACAAGCTCTTCCGCGCCGCGCGCACCTACCAGTTCCGGCGGGTGGTCCTGTCGGGCGGGGTGGCCGCCAACAGCCGCCTGCGGGCGGCGGTGGCCGCCCGCGCCGCCGAGTACGAGGACCTCGAGGTGTTCCTGCCGGCCCCGCGGCTCTGCACCGACAACGCGGCCATGATCGCGGTCGCCGGCACGCACGCGCTCGAGCGCGGCGAGCGCGAGGGCCCGGGCCTCCATGCCGACGCCGGGTGGCGCCTGTGA
- a CDS encoding DUF4388 domain-containing protein: protein MDHRRGQEPLDTRDARAIFSGDLSEVALVDLVQTLELGRRTGVVHLTGPAGRAATLWLRDGRPVDCELGAIQGEAAFHRLLRWTEGGFAVEFEPVTRPARIAASTQALVLEGLRRAEAWRAAAARLPDLGAPVEIDYRLLSDRLAEIPDDVNALLRTVDGRRTVEQVIDDAGLDELAAAAMVERLFAEQILRLAPPRAAPAAPARAATPDPERVTWFAGPSEREPAPTAPAAQAAPAARPRPAPAAAAPARPRAAPPDPAPQPEGRPGEPRPPRIVRFPPREKVPAPTPRPGDPGTPPPAAPEPAARRAPARPPAARRAPASGSRALRVGLALAMVALAAAVAWGRWRGGGRASASVAYEAEVAEARRLQQAGRLEEAIAGYRRALAGHDTSDGEAELGRMLAQAAQPAAAIAALQRAVELDGANAGAYIALGEALLGEQRAAEARGAFERYLALEPQGGRAEEVRAALERMK, encoded by the coding sequence TTGGACCACCGGCGGGGGCAGGAGCCCCTCGACACGCGCGACGCGCGCGCCATCTTCTCGGGCGACCTCTCCGAGGTGGCGCTGGTGGACCTCGTCCAGACGCTCGAGCTGGGGCGGCGCACCGGCGTGGTGCACCTCACCGGCCCGGCAGGCCGCGCCGCCACCCTGTGGCTGCGCGACGGGCGGCCGGTCGACTGCGAGCTGGGGGCGATCCAGGGCGAGGCCGCCTTCCACCGGCTCCTGCGCTGGACCGAGGGCGGGTTCGCGGTGGAGTTCGAGCCGGTGACCCGCCCGGCGCGCATCGCGGCGTCGACCCAGGCGCTCGTGCTGGAGGGGCTGCGCCGCGCCGAGGCCTGGCGGGCGGCGGCGGCCCGGCTCCCCGACCTCGGGGCGCCGGTCGAGATCGACTACCGGCTGCTCTCGGATCGGCTGGCCGAGATCCCGGACGACGTGAACGCGCTGCTCCGGACCGTCGACGGGCGCCGCACGGTGGAGCAGGTCATCGACGACGCGGGCCTCGACGAGCTCGCCGCTGCCGCCATGGTCGAGCGCCTGTTCGCGGAGCAGATCCTGCGGCTCGCGCCCCCGCGCGCCGCCCCCGCGGCCCCGGCCCGCGCGGCGACCCCCGACCCGGAGCGCGTCACCTGGTTCGCGGGGCCCTCCGAGCGGGAGCCGGCCCCCACCGCTCCCGCCGCCCAGGCCGCCCCGGCCGCCAGGCCGCGGCCCGCGCCGGCCGCCGCCGCCCCCGCGCGCCCGCGCGCCGCCCCGCCCGACCCTGCCCCGCAGCCGGAGGGCCGCCCGGGCGAGCCGCGCCCGCCCCGCATCGTGCGCTTCCCTCCGCGGGAGAAGGTGCCCGCGCCGACGCCGCGGCCGGGCGACCCCGGGACGCCCCCGCCCGCGGCTCCGGAGCCTGCCGCGCGGCGCGCGCCGGCGCGCCCGCCGGCCGCCCGGCGCGCCCCGGCGTCCGGGAGCCGCGCCCTCCGCGTCGGCCTCGCGCTGGCGATGGTCGCGCTCGCCGCGGCGGTCGCCTGGGGGCGCTGGCGCGGCGGGGGCCGGGCGAGCGCGTCCGTGGCGTACGAGGCCGAGGTGGCCGAGGCGCGCCGGCTCCAGCAGGCGGGCCGCCTCGAGGAGGCGATCGCCGGCTACCGGCGGGCGCTCGCGGGGCACGACACGAGCGACGGCGAGGCGGAGCTCGGGCGCATGCTCGCCCAGGCCGCGCAGCCGGCGGCCGCGATCGCGGCCCTCCAGCGCGCGGTGGAGCTGGACGGCGCCAACGCCGGGGCCTATATCGCGCTCGGCGAGGCGCTCCTCGGCGAGCAGCGGGCCGCCGAGGCGCGGGGCGCCTTCGAGCGCTACCTGGCGCTCGAGCCGCAGGGCGGCCGCGCCGAAGAGGTCCGCGCGGCGCTGGAACGGATGAAGTAA
- a CDS encoding diacylglycerol/lipid kinase family protein, with the protein MGGIGVIHNPRSRRNLRSPGTAARLRALLGGDGELAEASTLDELARAVERFRTQGIELLGVNGGDGTGHVVLTAFARAYGAAPLPAVALLRGGAMNTVADAHQLRGSPESILKALLERRRAGQPWRVVERDLLAIEADGAPPQFGFLFGTGAVVTFLDAYYGTGHPAPGTAAALLVRAVGSSLVGGRFAAALTAREPMRIRADGEDWPDGPYLAVLAGAVPELGFGFTPFSRCDEQPGFFHAVGVTGSTLQVAARLPQIWAGRPWRRSLAVDAVTRDFLLEGPLRFTVDGDLDQAERETRVRTGPPVRLVLP; encoded by the coding sequence ATGGGCGGGATCGGCGTCATCCACAACCCTCGGTCGCGGCGCAACCTCCGCTCGCCCGGCACGGCCGCGCGGCTCCGGGCGCTCCTCGGCGGCGACGGCGAGCTCGCGGAGGCCTCCACCCTCGACGAGCTCGCCCGGGCCGTGGAGCGCTTCCGGACCCAGGGCATCGAGCTCCTGGGGGTGAACGGCGGGGACGGCACGGGCCACGTCGTGCTGACCGCCTTCGCGCGCGCCTACGGCGCCGCGCCGCTGCCGGCGGTGGCGCTCCTGCGCGGCGGCGCGATGAACACCGTCGCCGACGCCCACCAGCTGCGCGGCAGCCCCGAGTCCATCCTGAAGGCGCTGCTCGAGCGCCGGCGGGCAGGCCAGCCGTGGCGGGTGGTGGAGCGCGACCTCCTGGCGATCGAGGCGGACGGCGCGCCGCCCCAGTTCGGGTTCCTGTTCGGGACCGGCGCGGTCGTCACCTTCCTCGACGCCTACTACGGCACCGGCCACCCGGCGCCCGGCACCGCCGCCGCGCTGCTGGTCCGGGCGGTCGGCTCCTCGCTCGTGGGCGGCCGCTTCGCCGCCGCGCTGACCGCCCGCGAGCCCATGCGCATCCGGGCCGACGGCGAGGACTGGCCGGACGGCCCGTACCTGGCGGTCCTGGCGGGGGCGGTCCCGGAGCTCGGGTTCGGCTTCACCCCGTTCTCGCGCTGCGACGAGCAGCCGGGCTTCTTCCACGCGGTGGGGGTGACCGGCTCGACGCTCCAGGTGGCGGCGCGGCTGCCGCAGATCTGGGCGGGCCGCCCCTGGCGCCGGAGCCTCGCCGTCGACGCCGTCACCCGCGACTTCCTCCTCGAGGGGCCGCTGCGCTTCACGGTCGACGGCGACCTCGACCAGGCGGAGCGGGAGACGCGCGTCCGGACCGGGCCGCCGGTCCGGCTGGTCCTGCCGTGA
- a CDS encoding DnaJ domain-containing protein: MSFLDEPGDLAQVPLAAVLLEALNRRVTGVLTVEHGGGASRVYLRHGVPAGAQSFGGFRPLGQALLAAGLIDVDALGRSLAEMAATGRPQGEVLVAMGVVTREQVDQALSDQQGAYLREIAALAAGRFSFDGAAPVPAWTESIRIAPLQAIVEALQEPQAGSLVMAALQPVAAGPIALAPGYGQLQAAFGWSAAEAALVERLRSLTTLEAFFADPGVGPERARAILAAMLLLGLASGHGGREAAVETVPGLVVELADLAGMAVEPVEPPEPAAAAPRPEPAPAPPPFAAAPPPGLERAPAPPAPAAQPAPPPPPPAPAAPAGRRSDPEEARRRRQRLLQRAMQNMGVGPLSGHAQPAREGAPAARAARPAPTAADEELRRALEAAAPRARSADLFERLGIGRGATREQVKTAYFQLAKQLHPDRFASPALADLAPQVKDLFAALNEAYEVLSDDRRRADYLARLAGDAGAAAPAGDPARARVDFEKAEACARTRDYARARGFYEAALRADPRAEYQVAYAGVLLQDPRGDRARARALAEAALRDPACLDRAALVAALLARDEGDDEGAERLLRRALAANPRNAEAERELRALEARRGARPSRLSTLFRKK; this comes from the coding sequence ATGTCCTTCCTCGACGAGCCGGGCGACCTCGCCCAGGTGCCGCTGGCGGCGGTCCTCCTCGAGGCGCTCAACCGGCGCGTCACCGGCGTCCTCACCGTCGAGCACGGCGGCGGCGCCTCGCGCGTCTACCTCCGCCACGGCGTCCCGGCCGGCGCGCAGTCGTTCGGCGGCTTCAGGCCGCTCGGCCAGGCGCTCCTCGCGGCCGGCCTCATCGACGTCGACGCGCTCGGGCGCAGCCTGGCCGAGATGGCGGCCACGGGTCGGCCCCAGGGCGAGGTCCTGGTCGCGATGGGGGTGGTGACCCGGGAGCAGGTCGACCAGGCGCTGTCGGACCAGCAGGGCGCCTACCTGCGCGAGATCGCGGCCCTCGCGGCCGGCCGCTTCTCGTTCGACGGCGCCGCGCCGGTGCCGGCCTGGACGGAGAGCATCCGCATCGCGCCGCTGCAGGCGATCGTCGAGGCGCTGCAGGAGCCGCAGGCGGGCTCGCTCGTCATGGCGGCGCTGCAGCCGGTCGCGGCGGGGCCGATCGCGCTCGCGCCGGGGTACGGCCAGCTGCAGGCCGCCTTCGGTTGGAGCGCCGCCGAGGCGGCGCTGGTGGAGCGGCTGCGCTCGCTCACCACGCTCGAGGCCTTCTTCGCCGACCCGGGCGTCGGGCCGGAGCGCGCCCGCGCCATCCTGGCGGCGATGCTCCTGCTCGGCCTCGCCTCCGGGCACGGCGGGCGCGAGGCCGCCGTCGAGACGGTGCCGGGCCTGGTGGTCGAGCTGGCGGATCTGGCGGGGATGGCGGTGGAGCCCGTCGAGCCCCCCGAGCCCGCCGCGGCCGCGCCTCGCCCGGAGCCCGCCCCGGCCCCGCCGCCGTTCGCCGCCGCGCCCCCTCCCGGGCTGGAGCGCGCGCCCGCCCCGCCCGCGCCGGCCGCCCAGCCCGCCCCGCCCCCGCCCCCGCCCGCGCCGGCCGCGCCCGCGGGGCGCCGCAGCGATCCGGAGGAGGCGCGCCGCCGGCGGCAGCGCCTCCTCCAGCGGGCGATGCAGAACATGGGCGTCGGGCCGCTCTCCGGGCACGCCCAGCCGGCGCGCGAGGGCGCTCCGGCCGCGCGCGCCGCCCGCCCGGCGCCCACGGCGGCCGACGAGGAGCTGCGCCGGGCGCTCGAGGCCGCCGCGCCGCGGGCGCGCTCAGCCGACCTCTTCGAGCGGCTGGGGATCGGCCGCGGGGCGACGCGCGAGCAGGTCAAGACGGCCTACTTCCAGCTCGCCAAGCAGCTCCACCCCGATCGCTTCGCCTCGCCCGCCCTGGCCGACCTGGCGCCCCAGGTGAAGGACCTGTTCGCCGCCCTCAACGAGGCGTACGAGGTGCTCTCCGACGACCGCCGGCGCGCCGACTACCTGGCGCGCCTCGCCGGCGACGCGGGCGCCGCCGCGCCCGCCGGGGATCCGGCCCGGGCCCGCGTGGACTTCGAGAAGGCGGAGGCGTGCGCCCGGACCCGCGACTACGCGCGCGCCCGCGGCTTCTACGAGGCGGCCCTGCGGGCCGATCCGCGCGCCGAGTACCAGGTCGCGTACGCGGGGGTGCTCCTCCAGGACCCGCGCGGCGACCGCGCCCGGGCGCGCGCGCTGGCCGAGGCGGCGCTCCGCGATCCCGCCTGCCTCGACCGCGCGGCGCTGGTGGCCGCCCTCCTGGCCCGGGACGAGGGCGACGACGAGGGCGCCGAGCGCCTGCTCCGCCGCGCGCTGGCGGCGAATCCCCGCAACGCCGAGGCCGAGCGGGAGCTGCGGGCCCTGGAGGCGCGCCGCGGGGCGCGCCCCTCCCGGCTCTCCACGCTGTTCCGCAAGAAGTGA